In the Oryza glaberrima chromosome 6, OglaRS2, whole genome shotgun sequence genome, one interval contains:
- the LOC127777720 gene encoding uncharacterized protein LOC127777720, whose product MESVAIATTSRSLLPLPPFSSNRRCRRRASFLPVAASNRRHHDDDDEEVAKAHEPTSLAPYGLSISPLSKDAAMGLVVSAATGRGWTTGSGMEGPPKAAGGGDRPEVSTLPWSLFTKSPRRRMRVAFTCNVCGQRTTRAINPHAYTDGTVFVQCCGCNIFHKLVDNLNLFHEMKCYVGPDFRYEGDAPFNYLDGGEDGDNIFPIL is encoded by the exons ATGGAGTCCGTCGCGatcgccaccacctcccgctctctcctccctctcccccccttctcctccaatcgccgatgccgccgccgcgcatccttcctccccgtcgccgcctccaacC GCcgccaccacgacgacgacgacgaggaggtcgcCAAGGCGCACGAGCCCACCAGCCTCGCGCCGTACGGCCTCTCCATCTCGCCGCTCTCCAAG GATGCGGCCATGGGGCTGGTGGTGAGCGCCGCCACGGGAAGGGGCTGGACGACGGGGTCGGGGATGGAGGGCCCGCCCAAGGCCGCCGGTGGGGGAGACCGGCCGGAGGTGTCCACGCTGCCATGGTCGCTCTTCACAAAGTCCCCACGGCGGCGGATGCGCGTGGCCTTCACCTGCAATGTGTGCGGGCAGCGAACCACGCGCGCCATCAACCCGCACGCCTACACTGACGGCACTGTCTTTGTTCAG TGCTGCGGGTGCAACATATTCCATAAGCTGGTGGACAACCTGAACCTGTTCCATGAGATGAAATGCTATGTTGGTCCAGACTTCCGCTACGAAGGAGATGCACCGTTCAACTATCTCGACGGTGGCGAGGATGGTGACAACATATTTCCAATTCTGTGA
- the LOC127776421 gene encoding uncharacterized protein LOC127776421: MEYLVWHSRRPANYWHPIVMITSTFSRENMAYTSTILRDKLPAPQIFKGHRNKHTMKGVNFLGPNCDYVTTGSDCGRVFIWSKKDGELMRVMKGDKQIVNCVEQHPYGIVIANCGIDKDIKIWAPGGSENPDEVETDSCCSDISESYDSVYFDDYIFSSDFDSSEEDDEDDDDDDDDDDDEEDGLSVSINEDMSYEEKDAASDHDSDV, from the exons ATGGAATATCTGGTTTGGCATTCTCGCAGACCAGCGAACTATTGGCATCCTATAGTTATGATAACATCTACCTTTTCTCGAGAGAACATGGCTTACACTTCAACAATATTGAG AGATAAGTTGCCTGCACCTCAAATATTCAAGGGACATCGTAACAAGCACACCATGAAGGGTGTTAATTTCCTTGGGCCCAACTGTGACTATGTTACCACTGGATCAGACTGTGGCCGTGTATTTATTTGGAGCAAGAAGGATGGGGAGCTTATGCGGGTTATGAAAGGGGATAAACAGATTGTGAACTGTGTTGAGCAGCACCCTTATGGGATTGTTATTGCAAACTGTGGCATTGATAAAGATATCAAGATTTGGGCTCCTGGTGGAAGTGAGAACCCTGACGAG GTTGAGACAGATTCTTGTTGCTCTGATATCAGTGAGTCCTATGACTCGGTTTACTTTGATGATTACATATTTTCCTCGGATTTTGATTCATCTGAAGaggacgacgaagacgacgacgatgatgatgatgatgacgatgacgaagaAGATGGCCTTAGTGTTAGTATCAACGAAGACATGAGCTATGAAGAGAAAGATGCAGCCAGCGACCATGACAGCGATGTTTAA